A window of bacterium genomic DNA:
TTAACTTTGACCGGCAGTTTGGCCTCATACTCATGGCGGATAATTCTTTTCGCGAGCTTCGCGCCAGGGAAGATCAAGCAGCTTGTTTAAGAACGGCCTACAAGCATTTATCGCCCAAAGGTGCATTTTTACTGACTGTCAGGCGTTTTGATCTTTCAAGTTTTACAGATGGCAAGAGGGAAATTCCCTGGTCAAAACCGATCAGTGATCCTTCAAATGGTCATAAAGTATCACGAAAAGTGGCGTTTACCTTGTCGGATGACAAAAGGCGGGTAAATGGGATCTACCTTTATAGGATAGTCGATTCGCAGGGAACAACGCGGTTTGAGGAATGTCCCTTTGTTTCTCCGGCTTTGCAAGAAGAAGATTATTTTGCGCTTTTAACTGAAACTGGTTTCAAGCCGGAATTGTTTTATGACTTTAGCGACCAGAAGAATAACCAAGGGCAAACGCTGTGCGTTGTGTGCAGTAAATGAGTGTTTCCGCTAACGCGAACTTTTAACCTCTCCTTGCCTTGCGGCATCCCTCCCCTCGAGGGGAGGGAAACAGGGAGAGGTCAAATAAAACCTGACAAATGAAAAAAGCCTTCGTCATATCATTCTTCATACACCTGGCCTTTCTGCTGGGCATCTTCGGCGCTTCCTACGTCCTGAAAGCGTCGGCCAAGCCCATCTATCCCCAGGTCTACAAGGTCAGCCTGGTCTCGCTGCCGGCAGAGGTATCTGAGGAGCCGGAAACCCGGGAAATGCCGGGTCCGCAGCTGCCGGAGGAAAAGGCCATGAAAGAGCCTTCGGCCAAAAAGGAAAAACCCAAGGCCGACAAGAAAGCCAAAGACACAAAGCAGGCAAAAGCCTCCTCCCCAAAATCCAATACCACCGGGCTGGCCAAGGGGATGAAGATACTGTCCTCCGAGGGTGGAGTGCCGTCCGATTCCTATTACCTGGCGCTGATCCTGTCCAAGATCAGCCAGAACTGGAACAACCCCTACCAGGGGAAAAGGGAAACGGTGCGGGCCCAGGTCTATTTTAGGATAGACAAGAACGGGAAGCTGCAGGAAGTGAAGATCGAGAACTCCTCCGGGGACGCCATCTTCGACCAGTCGGCCCTGCGGGCGGTGTACGAGGCCAAAGTATTCCCGCCGCTGCCCGAGGAGATGAAGCTTGCTACTTTGGGGGTGCATTTTGAGTTTGAGTACGTCAAATAACCCACCCACGAAAAGACACGAAACAATAAATCAGATACTTCAATTAAAATGGCACGAAGATATTTACTGCTTCTTCCCACGATCATCTTGCTTTGCCAGAGTGCATTTGGCCAGGCGGACGTCTACCTGAAACTTTCCACTTCTGAACGGCGGCAGTTGGAGCTGGGCATCGCGCCTTTGCAGACCCAGGATGCCAAGGCTTCACCCGAAGCCGCGGTTAACGCCCAGAAGATGCTGGATATCATCGGCGACGATCTGGCCTTTTCCCTGTACTTCAAGCTGGTCTATCCTCCGTCATTGCTGGAAGGCTACGGGCTGAAGAAGGGCCAGCTGGACATCGGGGCCTGGCAGATGCTGGGGGCCAGGCAGGTGCTGATCCCGGAGCTGAAACAGGAAAAGAAGAAGGTCACCCTCAGGCTGTCGGTCTTTGACATGAGCATCCAACGCCAGGTCTTC
This region includes:
- a CDS encoding class I SAM-dependent methyltransferase — encoded protein: MQMTADIKRYQLFGWDYEHFSPLNEDEISWYKGCAQKTSGPILELACGTGRLLIKLAEAGFDVTGIDLSDKMLEVAGHNTSKLPAGIKNKIKLLKVDITGFNFDRQFGLILMADNSFRELRAREDQAACLRTAYKHLSPKGAFLLTVRRFDLSSFTDGKREIPWSKPISDPSNGHKVSRKVAFTLSDDKRRVNGIYLYRIVDSQGTTRFEECPFVSPALQEEDYFALLTETGFKPELFYDFSDQKNNQGQTLCVVCSK
- a CDS encoding energy transducer TonB, whose translation is MKKAFVISFFIHLAFLLGIFGASYVLKASAKPIYPQVYKVSLVSLPAEVSEEPETREMPGPQLPEEKAMKEPSAKKEKPKADKKAKDTKQAKASSPKSNTTGLAKGMKILSSEGGVPSDSYYLALILSKISQNWNNPYQGKRETVRAQVYFRIDKNGKLQEVKIENSSGDAIFDQSALRAVYEAKVFPPLPEEMKLATLGVHFEFEYVK